A stretch of the Rosa rugosa chromosome 5, drRosRugo1.1, whole genome shotgun sequence genome encodes the following:
- the LOC133708874 gene encoding uncharacterized protein LOC133708874 produces the protein MAASEEKQMEDQMSYPILLAERVRSAVDDAESFKSECSEVGKQVDRLSQMLRTVVRFSTTTPFLYERPIRRIIADVCKNLERALTLVRKCKRQSALRRVVTITSATDFRKLSNFLDSSLGDMKWLLSIFDPDSASNGIVLSLPPIASNDPILAWVWSFIATIQMGQLPDRVEAAVELASLAQDNDRNKKIIVEEGGLFPLLKLLKEESSPEAQIAATTALYNLASDQEKVRAIVNEDGVPIIVQVLRDSPIRVQTRAASLVARMAQHDSVAQDEFARANVIRPLVTLLSFESFLEDPKLQAGKQSIHTVVKINKEMEKSSLGSNYDSNQRRTYTNSFSSSSYTYSEGSSRGGHNHRKDRENEQPLVKLQMKISCAEALWMLARGSISNSRRITETKGLLCLAKLVEKEQGELQYNCLMTIMEITDAAESNADLRRAAFKTNSPAAKAVVDQLIRLVKEVNSPTLQIPAIKAIGSLARTFPARETWVIEPLVTQLGNKDIDVATEAAIALGKFACTENFLRIEHSKTIVEFNAIPPLMRLLRGNENSQLHGLLLLCYLALHADNTDALEPTRVLTALEGADRAVNSQHPELRELVQKAIYHLNLYHSGGHSQRFTYVP, from the coding sequence ATGGCTGCTTCGGAGGAGAAGCAAATGGAAGACCAAATGTCGTACCCGATTCTCCTGGCGGAGCGGGTGCGGTCCGCCGTGGACGACGCCGAGTCGTTCAAGTCCGAGTGCTCCGAGGTCGGCAAGCAGGTCGACCGCCTCTCCCAAATGCTCCGCACCGTGGTCCGGTTCTCCACAACGACGCCGTTTCTCTACGAGCGCCCAATCCGGCGGATAATCGCCGACGTCTGCAAGAATCTCGAGCGAGCCCTAACCCTCGTCCGCAAGTGCAAGCGCCAGAGCGCCCTACGACGTGTCGTAACCATCACCAGCGCCACCGATTTCCGCAAGCTCTCGAACTTTCTCGACTCTTCGCTCGGCGACATGAAGTGGCTGTTGAGTATATTCGACCCGGATTCCGCCAGCAACGGAATCGTGCTTTCGCTGCCGCCGATTGCCAGCAACGACCCGATTCTCGCGTGGGTCTGGTCCTTCATCGCCACCATCCAAATGGGCCAGTTACCGGATCGGGTCGAGGCCGCGGTCGAGCTCGCTTCGCTGGCCCAAGACAACGACCGCAACAAGAAGATTATTGTGGAAGAAGGTGGGCTCTTTCCGCTGCTGAAGCTATTAAAGGAGGAGTCTTCGCCGGAGGCTCAAATTGCGGCGACGACGGCGCTTTATAATCTGGCCAGTGACCAAGAGAAAGTCAGGGCTATTGTGAATGAGGATGGAGTGCCGATTATTGTGCAGGTTTTGCGAGACTCGCCGATCAGAGTTCAGACCAGGGCCGCGAGCTTGGTGGCGAGGATGGCTCAGCATGACAGTGTTGCACAAGACGAGTTTGCTAGAGCCAATGTGATCAGACCACTGGTGACATTGTTGTCCTTCGAGTCGTTTCTGGAGGATCCGAAGCTTCAGGCAGGTAAGCAGAGCATTCACACTGTGGTTAAGATTAATAAGGAGATGGAGAAGAGCTCATTAGGCAGTAATTATGATAGCAATCAGCGGCGCACTTATACTAATTCGTTCTCGAGCTCTTCATATACATATTCGGAGGGGAGTAGTCGAGGGGGTCATAACCATAGGAAGGATAGGGAGAATGAGCAGCCTCTTGTTAAGCTTCAGATGAAAATTAGTTGTGCCGAGGCTTTGTGGATGCTTGCGAGAGGTAGTATATCTAATAGTAGGAGGATAACCGAGACCAAAGGCTTGCTTTGTTTGGCCAAATTGGTGGAGAAAGAACAGGGAGAGTTGCAATACAATTGTTTGATGACTATAATGGAGATAACAGATGCTGCTGAATCAAATGCTGACCTTAGACGAGCGGCTTTCAAGACAAATTCACCAGCAGCTAAGGCAGTTGTGGATCAACTCATAAGGCTGGTCAAGGAGGTAAATAGCCCTACATTGCAAATTCCTGCTATAAAAGCAATTGGTTCGTTGGCTAGGACATTCCCTGCTAGAGAGACCTGGGTTATCGAGCCACTAGTGACTCAGCTTGGCAATAAGGATATAGATGTGGCAACAGAGGCAGCAATTGcattagggaagtttgcttgcaCAGAGAATTTTCTTCGTATTGAGCATTCAAAGACAATAGTCGAGTTCAATGCTATTCCTCCTTTAATGAGACTGCTAAGAGGCAATGAAAATTCACAGTTGCATGGTTTGCTTCTCCTTTGCTACCTTGCATTACATGCTGACAACACTGATGCTTTGGAACCAACTAGGGTGTTGACTGCCCTTGAAGGGGCAGACCGTGCTGTCAACTCCCAACATCCCGAGTTAAGAGAGCTGGTGCAGAAGGCGATATATCACCTCAATCTGTATCACTCCGGAGGTCATTCTCAAAGGTTCACATATGTGCCTTGA
- the LOC133708875 gene encoding F-box protein At1g70590 → MSKQTTWSARSDGSRLTAFPLLKTNGGRSRHHHHNHNHKSSFWKHGTRTVSTSSSPRYDFSDLPQELVAKIGASLSYHSLKTASLVCRSWCEALRPAREATKFLTWGKQFKHGRGDFKPNVNNALKMFLKAAELGSTKAMVDAGLIFWERGDKDKAFGLYREAAEAGDRNAQGNLGMWYLQVEPPNSKEAVKWLYLASFQGHVRAQYQLAICLYQGRGADRNMKEAARWYLRAAERGYVRAMYNVSLCYKYGDGLVQNHRQARKWMKWAADLGHSKAQYEHGLTLFSEGEKITALVYLELATRAGERAAIHIKDVIREQLSPTSRYNAMLLVENWRALPSSS, encoded by the exons ATGAGCAAGCAGACGACATGGTCAGCTCGATCCGACGGCTCTCGTTTAACGGCCTTTCCCTTGCTCAAAACCAACGGCGGACGaagccgccaccaccaccacaaccacaaccacaagAGCAGCTTCTGGAAGCACGGCACCCGTACAGTGTCCACGTCATCCTCCCCGCGCTATGATTTCTCGGATCTGCCTCAGGAATTGGTAGCCAAAATCGGGGCCTCTCTCAGCTACCACAGCCTCAAAACGGCGTCGTTGGTCTGCAGGTCGTGGTGCGAGGCCCTCCGGCCGGCCAGGGAGGCCACGAAGTTCTTGACTTGGGGGAAGCAGTTCAAGCACGGCCGCGGCGATTTCAAACCTAACGTCAACAATGCTCTCAAGATGTTCTTGAAGGCTGCCGAGCTTGGGTCCACGAAGGCGATGGTCGATGCCGGACTCATATTCTGGGAGAGAGGCGACAAGGATAAGGCGTTTGGGTTGTACCGGGAAGCTGCCgaggccggtgaccggaatgcGCAGGGCAATTTGGGGATGTGGTATTTGCAAG TTGAACCTCCAAATTCAAAGGAAGCTGTAAAGTGGTTATATCTTGCTTCTTTTCAGGGCCATGTCCGAGCTCAATACCAACTTGCAATTTGTCTGTATCAGGGACGTGGGGCAGATCGTAACATGAAAGAAGCG GCCAGGTGGTATTTGAGAGCTGCAGAACGTGGTTATGTGCGTGCTATGTATAATGTATCGCTGTGCTACAAGTATGGGGACGGATTAGTGCAGAATCATCGCCAAGCAAGAAAGTGGATGAAGTGGGCAGCTGATCTTGGCCATAGTAAAGCTCAATACGAGCATGGACTCACTCTCTTTTCG GAGGGTGAAAAGATTACAGCTTTAGTGTACTTGGAACTTGCAACCCGAGCTGGGGAAAGAGCAGCAATACATATCAAGGATGTAATTCGCGAACAGCTTTCACCAACTTCGCGGTATAATGCCATGCTTTTAGTGGAGAATTGGCGTGCTTTACCTTCATCTTCCTGA